In a genomic window of Nitrospinota bacterium:
- a CDS encoding prepilin-type N-terminal cleavage/methylation domain-containing protein produces MNIKNFVKSARYPLKNPAGFTLLELILAMSIVAIIVALGLGGVRLGISARDVGEQKVDVYQRLRMISEQLKQKLQSTYPVFVNQVDGIPGVTVPVSSKRILAFEGETNSIRFVSFATPMTATDSSSLTHEVKFYVGEHPETGQRGVILMERDISGGDVFSRIDPRSDSIKYLVLAENVAQMKFRYYKVKKLPPQEVEGTDKNAQQYSGQWVDRVFMESFEQNQTSQTGSNQNNSVLDFEKANKISLPRAVEITIGVTPQPKPGEEEGDEELEPVFSPSILVLLNSGMEFALPVIEKETDNEKA; encoded by the coding sequence ATGAATATAAAAAACTTTGTCAAATCAGCAAGATACCCGCTTAAAAACCCCGCAGGGTTCACCTTGCTCGAACTGATACTTGCAATGTCCATTGTTGCCATCATAGTTGCTTTGGGTCTTGGAGGTGTTCGTCTTGGCATATCAGCACGTGATGTAGGTGAACAAAAGGTAGACGTCTATCAGCGTTTGCGAATGATCAGTGAACAACTCAAGCAAAAACTTCAATCCACCTATCCTGTTTTTGTCAATCAAGTTGATGGGATACCGGGAGTCACAGTTCCTGTTTCTTCAAAAAGAATTCTGGCTTTTGAAGGAGAAACTAACTCCATACGTTTCGTCTCATTTGCAACTCCCATGACAGCAACCGATTCATCAAGCTTGACACATGAGGTTAAATTTTATGTTGGAGAACATCCTGAGACTGGACAGAGAGGGGTCATTTTAATGGAGCGAGATATCTCTGGCGGTGATGTTTTTTCCCGCATCGACCCACGTTCTGACTCAATTAAATACCTGGTTCTGGCAGAAAACGTTGCCCAAATGAAGTTTCGGTACTATAAAGTGAAAAAATTGCCGCCCCAGGAGGTAGAAGGGACAGATAAAAATGCCCAGCAATATTCCGGTCAGTGGGTAGATCGGGTTTTTATGGAATCTTTTGAACAAAACCAAACCAGCCAGACCGGCTCCAACCAGAACAACTCTGTTTTGGACTTTGAAAAAGCTAATAAAATATCGCTTCCGCGCGCTGTGGAGATCACCATCGGTGTCACGCCTCAGCCTAAGCCGGGAGAAGAGGAAGGTGACGAAGAACTGGAACCTGTTTTTTCACCCTCGATCCTCGTTTTGCTCAACTCTGGAATGGAATTTGCATTACCTGTAATAGAAAAAGAGACTGACAATGAAAAAGCTTAA
- a CDS encoding prepilin-type N-terminal cleavage/methylation domain-containing protein: protein MKMRKIFMRSSSTPLLENPKSINWKNEHGFSLLEVVVALTILAGGFLTVLNLFSGSVLSVDFSGQYMKAVALANSKINELEMLNFQPSENSGKFKNDENYRWEVDIEPHDSLLNDPESGIQLQKVLLRVAWEDQGQTRNIELATLHLEGQTYPKSDSSLEKLFSGGASSPGSGGEEASETSSSESSSSSSSGSNSSSPSSSNVSGATTSFESPSVSCSSGQVFIFGAGCVNP from the coding sequence ATGAAGATGAGGAAAATATTTATGAGGTCATCATCGACCCCATTACTGGAAAACCCAAAATCAATCAACTGGAAGAATGAGCATGGCTTCTCCCTGCTGGAGGTTGTGGTTGCGCTTACCATTCTTGCTGGAGGTTTTTTAACGGTACTCAACCTGTTCTCCGGCAGTGTCCTTTCCGTTGACTTTTCTGGTCAATATATGAAAGCTGTCGCACTGGCAAACTCAAAAATAAACGAGTTGGAAATGTTGAATTTCCAGCCCAGTGAAAATTCAGGCAAATTTAAAAATGACGAAAATTATCGCTGGGAGGTTGATATTGAGCCTCACGATTCCCTGTTAAACGATCCTGAGTCCGGCATTCAACTACAAAAAGTTCTTTTAAGAGTCGCATGGGAAGACCAAGGTCAAACACGCAACATAGAATTAGCCACCCTTCATTTGGAAGGCCAGACTTATCCTAAGTCAGACTCTAGTTTGGAAAAATTGTTTTCAGGAGGAGCCTCATCGCCAGGTAGTGGTGGAGAAGAAGCTTCAGAAACTTCCAGTTCAGAGTCGAGCAGCTCAAGTTCTAGCGGCTCAAATTCAAGCAGCCCAAGTTCGAGCAACGTTAGCGGTGCAACCACTAGTTTTGAATCCCCATCCGTTTCTTGCTCTTCTGGACAAGTATTTATTTTTGGAGCCGGATGCGTTAACCCATGA
- the gspG gene encoding type II secretion system protein GspG, with protein MKGQTKSFKFIRLNSKGFTLIELMVVMVIIGLLAATVAPKIFGRVDKARQQDAQAQIELLGQALDLYRLEKHKYPSTDEGLEAIAPYLKKSLPLDPWGNKYIYESPGKEGRGYDLISYGADNAEGGEENDLDIVSWKNFE; from the coding sequence ATGAAGGGCCAAACAAAATCTTTCAAATTCATCCGCCTTAACTCAAAAGGTTTTACTCTGATCGAGCTTATGGTGGTGATGGTTATTATAGGTTTATTAGCGGCCACGGTCGCACCCAAGATTTTTGGTCGTGTTGATAAGGCTCGGCAACAGGATGCCCAGGCCCAGATTGAACTTCTAGGCCAAGCCCTCGATCTTTATCGTTTGGAAAAACATAAATACCCCTCAACCGATGAGGGGCTCGAAGCTATAGCCCCATATCTGAAAAAGAGTCTTCCTCTTGATCCGTGGGGTAACAAATATATTTACGAATCACCCGGTAAAGAAGGAAGAGGTTATGACCTGATTTCTTATGGCGCAGACAACGCTGAAGGAGGAGAAGAAAACGATTTGGACATCGTTAGCTGGAAAAACTTTGAATAA
- a CDS encoding type II secretion system F family protein, translating into MTVYSYKATDKSGKFIEGDIDAPNYQSAIEQIRQLNYFPVKVAEGKSVSILSSGLKLALPSFGSAVSTKDLMTITQQLATLIESGLTLDDGLSTLVKLAETEKIRSILADVRKRVHAGTSFADALAEHPDVFSKLYINMVRAGEAGGLIGEALTRLGEFLEKSVELKSNIRSAMIYPAILFMVGATAVVVLITFVVPQFAKLFEDMGAALPLPTQILMGISSLIINYWPALILAMFVSAGAFKFYTNTDKGRLWWDKLLLKTPLIGSLIRKVEVSRFSLTMATLLKSGVPVLQAMGIVQSILINRVISDAVGVLRQSLKRGKGLSGPLQEAEVFPPMAVQMITVGETSGSLDNMLTRVSQTYDKEVEQAIKQLISMIEPVMILFIALVIGFIVVSMLLAIIGANDIVF; encoded by the coding sequence ATGACGGTTTATTCCTACAAAGCCACGGATAAAAGCGGAAAGTTTATTGAAGGCGATATCGACGCTCCAAATTACCAATCTGCGATCGAGCAAATACGCCAGCTCAATTATTTTCCGGTAAAGGTTGCAGAAGGAAAAAGTGTTTCAATCCTTTCTTCCGGGCTAAAGCTCGCATTACCGAGTTTTGGTTCCGCGGTGTCTACAAAAGACTTGATGACGATTACCCAGCAACTGGCAACCCTGATAGAATCAGGGCTCACCCTGGACGATGGCCTTTCCACTCTTGTAAAACTTGCAGAAACTGAAAAGATTCGATCGATACTTGCGGATGTTCGCAAAAGGGTTCATGCGGGAACATCTTTTGCCGATGCCCTGGCAGAACACCCTGATGTTTTTTCAAAACTATATATCAACATGGTCCGTGCCGGAGAAGCGGGAGGCTTGATTGGTGAAGCATTAACCCGCCTGGGAGAGTTCCTGGAAAAATCTGTTGAGCTCAAAAGTAATATCCGCTCTGCCATGATTTATCCCGCAATCCTTTTTATGGTTGGAGCAACCGCAGTAGTTGTACTGATTACTTTTGTTGTTCCTCAATTTGCAAAACTTTTTGAAGATATGGGAGCGGCACTGCCTCTTCCGACCCAGATTTTGATGGGCATCAGTTCTCTCATCATAAACTATTGGCCAGCATTAATTCTGGCAATGTTTGTATCTGCAGGAGCTTTTAAGTTTTATACAAATACTGATAAAGGGCGGCTTTGGTGGGACAAACTCCTTTTAAAAACTCCTTTGATTGGCTCTCTTATCCGCAAGGTAGAGGTTTCCCGTTTCAGCCTGACTATGGCAACACTCTTGAAAAGTGGAGTGCCCGTCTTACAGGCCATGGGGATTGTTCAGTCCATTTTGATCAACCGCGTCATTTCCGACGCCGTCGGGGTCCTTAGACAGTCTTTGAAGAGAGGCAAAGGATTATCGGGACCGCTTCAGGAGGCAGAAGTTTTTCCTCCCATGGCAGTTCAAATGATCACAGTAGGTGAGACTTCTGGTTCCCTGGATAATATGCTCACTCGAGTCTCCCAAACATACGATAAGGAAGTTGAGCAGGCTATCAAACAACTTATATCCATGATTGAGCCTGTTATGATCCTATTTATAGCACTAGTCATAGGTTTCATCGTGGTATCAATGCTACTTGCTATCATAGGTGCAAACGACATTGTTTTTTAA
- the gspE gene encoding type II secretion system protein GspE yields MLKKTDPVESILLRHNKITEKALSEVKANNLHAGGFLGKTLADHGYIHTQALLETLSTELRLPYIKKEQYPKSGLPVQGLTITETFLREKVIFPLQDKDDTLILAVYDPFDLYTIEDLKVSLGKNIRVVLSSEQDILESIETYYGEEGGSTMDRMVSEIQDDDMHGLDSLDESTEHIRDMASEAPVIKLVNHIISQAIESRASDIHLEPFADDLLLRYRIDGILHELEPPPKRLSSAITTRIKIMSKLDISERRLPQDGRIKLKILGKDIDMRVSTLPTLYGESVVMRILDRGNLVLDLSQMGFPEKELQQIQSLIKKPYGKFLVTGPTGSGKTTTLYAALSKINTPDKKIITIEDPVEYQMRGINQIHVKSQIGLNFADGLRSIVRQDPDVIMVGEIRDPETAEISIQAALTGHLVFSTVHTNDAAGAVTRLLDMGIENFLLSSALLGVLAQRLVRVICPNCKEEAPLTPTLKLEMGILEKENVKVYHGKGCNACSHTGFRGRCGIYELLVIDDSIRELILKKATAQMICDQAREKGMRTLREDGWDKVVKGITTVEEILRVTLSDRN; encoded by the coding sequence ATGTTGAAAAAAACGGACCCAGTAGAAAGCATACTTCTCAGGCATAATAAAATTACTGAAAAAGCCCTGAGCGAAGTTAAGGCCAACAACCTGCATGCAGGAGGTTTTCTTGGCAAAACTTTGGCCGATCATGGATATATTCACACCCAGGCTCTGCTTGAAACACTGAGCACAGAACTGCGCCTGCCCTATATCAAAAAAGAACAATACCCCAAGTCTGGTCTACCCGTTCAAGGCTTGACCATAACTGAAACTTTTTTAAGGGAAAAAGTCATTTTCCCACTTCAAGATAAAGACGATACTCTTATCCTGGCTGTTTACGACCCCTTTGATCTTTACACCATAGAAGATTTAAAAGTCTCACTTGGAAAAAACATACGCGTTGTTTTAAGCAGTGAGCAGGACATCCTGGAATCTATCGAAACCTATTATGGAGAAGAAGGCGGATCAACAATGGACCGCATGGTCAGTGAAATTCAGGACGACGACATGCATGGGCTGGATTCACTGGATGAAAGCACCGAGCACATTCGGGACATGGCCTCTGAGGCTCCCGTCATCAAACTGGTGAACCATATCATCAGTCAGGCCATCGAATCGCGAGCCAGTGATATTCATCTGGAGCCTTTCGCAGACGACTTGCTTCTTCGCTATCGTATTGACGGAATCCTGCACGAGTTGGAACCTCCTCCGAAACGTTTGAGTTCAGCCATCACCACTCGTATAAAAATCATGTCCAAGCTGGACATCTCGGAACGAAGGTTGCCGCAAGATGGGCGCATAAAACTCAAAATTCTAGGCAAAGATATCGACATGCGTGTGTCCACCCTCCCAACATTGTATGGTGAAAGCGTGGTTATGAGAATTCTTGACCGGGGTAACCTGGTTCTAGACTTGAGCCAGATGGGATTTCCTGAAAAAGAACTCCAACAGATTCAATCATTGATCAAAAAACCTTATGGAAAGTTTCTTGTTACAGGCCCGACCGGTAGTGGTAAAACCACCACTCTCTACGCTGCCTTAAGCAAAATCAACACACCTGACAAAAAAATTATTACCATTGAAGACCCCGTAGAATATCAGATGCGGGGCATAAACCAGATTCATGTCAAATCACAAATAGGGCTGAACTTTGCAGATGGGTTACGCTCCATCGTTCGTCAGGATCCAGATGTCATCATGGTTGGTGAGATCCGCGATCCGGAAACTGCCGAAATTTCCATTCAGGCCGCTCTAACAGGACATCTCGTTTTCAGTACTGTTCATACTAATGATGCAGCAGGTGCCGTAACCAGGCTTTTGGATATGGGGATCGAAAATTTCCTTCTTTCTTCAGCTCTACTTGGCGTACTTGCCCAAAGGCTGGTCCGGGTTATCTGCCCGAACTGCAAGGAAGAAGCACCTCTGACACCAACTCTAAAACTGGAAATGGGGATTCTGGAAAAAGAAAACGTAAAAGTTTATCATGGAAAAGGTTGCAATGCCTGCAGCCATACGGGATTTAGAGGTCGATGCGGCATTTATGAACTACTGGTCATAGATGATTCTATTCGTGAACTTATTCTGAAAAAAGCGACTGCACAAATGATTTGTGATCAAGCAAGAGAAAAAGGAATGCGCACCCTTCGTGAAGACGGTTGGGACAAAGTTGTAAAGGGCATCACAACTGTTGAAGAAATTCTGCGCGTTACACTGAGTGATAGAAACTAA
- a CDS encoding radical SAM protein, translating into METNPTLEFSPEKMDFRAYSISWNLTKRCNLNCDHCYLDAEFRGGLKTDELNTEECFRVIDQIAEVNPNAFLILTGGEPLLRPDIYEIIRYAADKKFMVVLGTNGTMINRVNAEKIKAAGAHGVGISIDSMNPDKHNKFRGVEKAWELSMEAFDILNEVGVDFLVQMSVSDMNYKEIPEVVEFTEKIGAIAFNLYFLVCTGRGQGNTDISNAAYEEALKLLYEQQMKYKGKLMINSKCAPQYKRVVYENDPDSVYTRTYSGGCPAATHYSRISPEGNLTPCPFIEESVGNLKSRTFKDLWENAPLMIELRDRKGLDGKCGDCEFSALCSGCRARAFAETGNYMDPDPSCDYEPGKYGGKAITLKVEDTLGLEVEFQTRWTPEAKARLERIPSFARGMVVKGIEKYAAERDIRLIDESVVKKSREEMIEKRGAMFPFLKKFINSEKL; encoded by the coding sequence ATGGAAACAAACCCAACATTGGAATTCAGCCCGGAGAAAATGGATTTCCGCGCCTACTCAATATCTTGGAACCTCACCAAGCGTTGCAACCTCAATTGCGATCACTGCTACCTTGATGCAGAGTTTCGAGGCGGACTCAAGACTGACGAACTTAACACCGAAGAATGTTTTCGCGTCATCGACCAGATTGCGGAAGTGAACCCAAACGCGTTTCTCATTCTCACTGGTGGCGAGCCCCTTCTACGGCCTGACATTTATGAAATCATTCGTTATGCCGCCGACAAAAAATTCATGGTCGTGCTGGGCACCAACGGAACCATGATCAACCGGGTCAATGCCGAAAAAATTAAAGCCGCGGGAGCTCATGGAGTGGGAATCAGCATCGACTCTATGAATCCGGACAAGCACAACAAGTTTCGCGGAGTGGAAAAAGCCTGGGAACTTTCCATGGAAGCTTTCGACATTCTGAACGAAGTAGGTGTTGATTTTCTCGTGCAGATGTCTGTCTCGGATATGAACTATAAAGAAATTCCTGAAGTGGTTGAGTTCACAGAAAAGATTGGCGCCATTGCGTTCAATTTATATTTCCTGGTCTGCACCGGACGTGGGCAAGGCAATACCGACATATCCAACGCCGCTTATGAAGAAGCCTTGAAACTACTTTATGAGCAACAGATGAAATACAAAGGAAAGTTGATGATCAACTCCAAATGCGCGCCGCAATACAAGCGCGTTGTTTATGAGAATGATCCTGATTCGGTTTACACACGCACCTACTCAGGAGGTTGTCCGGCGGCCACGCACTACAGCCGTATTTCACCAGAAGGCAACCTGACACCCTGCCCCTTCATCGAAGAGTCGGTGGGAAATTTAAAGTCGAGAACTTTTAAGGACCTGTGGGAAAACGCGCCATTGATGATTGAGTTGAGGGATCGCAAAGGGCTGGATGGCAAATGCGGGGACTGTGAGTTTTCCGCCTTGTGTTCCGGTTGCCGGGCCCGTGCCTTTGCCGAAACCGGGAATTATATGGACCCCGACCCTTCCTGCGATTACGAACCGGGAAAATATGGCGGCAAGGCCATCACCTTAAAAGTCGAAGATACATTGGGACTCGAAGTAGAGTTCCAGACAAGATGGACCCCCGAAGCCAAAGCCCGGCTCGAACGCATTCCTTCCTTCGCGCGTGGCATGGTGGTGAAAGGAATCGAGAAATATGCCGCCGAGCGTGATATCCGTCTTATTGATGAGTCTGTCGTTAAAAAATCACGTGAAGAGATGATCGAAAAACGTGGCGCCATGTTCCCCTTCCTGAAAAAGTTTATAAATTCAGAAAAGTTATAG
- a CDS encoding FxsA family protein has translation MSLPVTAVFALGTGIELYGLKYVSDAISILNTVSLIMFTFLVGIVVSRSYGAEVFEKMQRQLKSREIPGNEALNGAVMGIASMLLITPGVVTDVIGLLIMTPLTRGMFIKLAADITRDRIQSGQPYFFFKD, from the coding sequence ATGTCTTTACCCGTTACAGCTGTATTTGCCCTGGGCACAGGGATTGAACTTTATGGTTTGAAATATGTGAGTGATGCGATCAGTATTCTCAACACGGTATCGTTAATCATGTTCACTTTTCTGGTGGGAATCGTTGTCAGCCGCAGTTATGGTGCTGAGGTCTTTGAAAAAATGCAGAGGCAGTTGAAGTCAAGAGAAATTCCCGGTAACGAGGCTCTGAACGGTGCGGTAATGGGGATTGCCAGCATGCTTCTTATTACACCGGGTGTGGTGACAGACGTAATTGGCCTTTTGATCATGACTCCGCTCACTCGCGGTATGTTCATAAAGCTTGCCGCGGATATCACAAGGGATAGAATTCAATCGGGTCAACCCTACTTCTTTTTTAAGGATTAA
- a CDS encoding methyltransferase domain-containing protein: protein MSSFLFPPRNLRDELLDLDEAPYEEVRDSLKDVATVNRYLSGYRVLLHHVEPFLKSHKPDRPFRVLDAATGSADQPVALVKLARRLGISIHITAIDINAKMLRFAKEEVALYPEIKLVQCDILSLPFQDESFDLTVNSLSLHHFSWEKAVKILRSIYKAARLGMVVNDLHRSRIAHAAIYLLTRIFTRNRLTRYDAPVSVMNAFTPKEFQELSQQAGVEPYEIHRHFPYRIALIGRKR, encoded by the coding sequence ATGAGTTCGTTTCTATTTCCTCCACGAAACCTCCGGGATGAGCTGCTGGATCTTGATGAAGCCCCCTATGAGGAGGTCCGTGACAGTTTAAAGGATGTTGCTACGGTCAACCGCTATTTGAGCGGTTATCGGGTTCTTCTCCACCATGTAGAACCATTCCTGAAATCCCACAAACCTGATCGTCCGTTCAGGGTGTTGGACGCGGCTACAGGTTCTGCCGATCAACCTGTGGCACTGGTGAAGCTGGCGCGCCGTCTGGGTATTTCCATACATATAACCGCTATTGATATCAATGCCAAAATGCTGAGATTCGCGAAAGAAGAAGTGGCCTTGTATCCTGAAATTAAACTGGTGCAATGCGACATTCTTTCGCTACCATTTCAGGATGAGAGTTTTGACCTGACGGTTAATTCTTTATCTCTCCATCATTTTAGCTGGGAGAAGGCGGTGAAGATTTTACGGTCGATTTATAAAGCCGCGAGACTGGGCATGGTCGTGAACGATTTACACAGGAGCCGTATAGCACATGCGGCAATATATTTGTTGACGAGGATTTTTACCCGCAACAGGTTGACTCGATATGATGCGCCAGTTTCGGTGATGAATGCGTTTACCCCAAAAGAATTTCAAGAATTGTCTCAACAGGCAGGAGTAGAACCTTATGAGATCCACCGTCATTTTCCTTACCGCATTGCTTTGATTGGGCGAAAAAGATGA
- a CDS encoding NAD(P)/FAD-dependent oxidoreductase, with the protein MNSFDVVVIGGGPAGCAMALDLNRRGYSVALCDQAKFPRDKVCGEFISPGADPILSELGVLDAIEALMPKRLKGVAISSYESEELGIEYPAVAETGLRPTSLSVPRYRLDDLFLRQVQKSGVKVFEQHKVTGFLFAEGCVAGVEGWDETKTSFSINCKLVVDAGGRNAVSLRKFGLKREPSGSTKLAFSAHWQGVCLPDDYCYMHVSHPGYTGISAVGNGCSNVVLVVDSSAIGDENPEPFYHRILKKNARRFEMLSKGERIEPVRSVESLAFAVKPVPCGGLVLIGDATGFIDPFTGEGIYLSLRSAQLAGEAIHNGFKRSDFSRNLLSFYDRRRQMEFGDKFLLSRILQMLIYNRFFCDRVFGVLALDHALAETLVGVIGDILPARKVVGLRFLSQLLAGTLKRKPKLIELVTSRDSLGGI; encoded by the coding sequence ATGAATTCCTTTGATGTTGTTGTCATAGGCGGTGGTCCTGCGGGGTGCGCCATGGCGTTAGACCTCAACCGCCGTGGTTATAGTGTTGCTCTTTGTGATCAGGCAAAATTTCCACGTGACAAGGTATGTGGTGAGTTTATAAGTCCGGGTGCCGACCCCATTCTTTCTGAACTGGGTGTTCTTGATGCCATTGAGGCATTGATGCCGAAACGCCTGAAAGGTGTGGCGATCTCTTCTTATGAAAGTGAAGAATTGGGAATCGAATATCCTGCTGTTGCGGAAACTGGTTTGAGGCCGACCAGTTTGTCAGTGCCTAGATATCGATTGGATGATTTGTTTTTAAGGCAGGTTCAGAAATCGGGTGTGAAAGTATTTGAGCAACATAAGGTGACAGGGTTTTTGTTCGCTGAAGGTTGTGTTGCGGGAGTTGAAGGATGGGATGAAACTAAAACATCGTTTTCAATAAACTGTAAATTGGTGGTAGATGCGGGAGGGCGTAATGCAGTTTCTCTTCGCAAATTCGGTTTGAAACGCGAACCTAGTGGTAGTACTAAACTTGCTTTTTCTGCGCACTGGCAGGGAGTGTGTTTGCCTGATGATTATTGCTATATGCATGTCAGTCACCCTGGCTATACGGGTATATCTGCTGTGGGAAACGGCTGTTCCAATGTGGTGCTTGTGGTGGATAGCTCAGCGATTGGAGACGAAAACCCTGAACCTTTTTATCATCGCATATTAAAGAAAAATGCACGGCGTTTTGAAATGCTTTCAAAGGGTGAAAGGATTGAGCCTGTGCGCTCTGTTGAGTCTTTGGCGTTTGCAGTCAAGCCAGTACCTTGTGGGGGGCTGGTTCTGATTGGAGATGCGACAGGTTTTATTGATCCATTTACGGGCGAAGGTATTTATTTGTCATTGAGAAGTGCTCAGCTTGCGGGAGAGGCGATTCATAATGGATTTAAACGTTCGGATTTTTCCAGAAACCTTCTTTCGTTTTATGACAGACGACGGCAAATGGAGTTCGGGGATAAGTTTCTATTGAGCCGTATTCTTCAGATGTTGATATATAATCGTTTTTTTTGCGACCGGGTTTTTGGAGTGCTTGCTTTAGACCATGCGCTTGCTGAAACTCTGGTAGGGGTTATTGGAGACATTCTTCCTGCCAGAAAAGTGGTTGGTTTGAGGTTTTTATCTCAGCTGCTGGCTGGCACCTTGAAAAGAAAACCAAAGTTAATAGAGTTAGTTACCTCTAGGGATAGCTTGGGCGGCATCTAG
- a CDS encoding HDOD domain-containing protein, whose product MREKLIDLIEGKGDLPPLPEILKNLGRKINDPECDILEVSGIIESEPVLSGRLITLANSVLFGGGREDVEDMNDAVMRLGVKMVLDMAYTVKLPGLFNKSKSFNQFDFWTHSLGVAYLTRSLAHMVKVSHEEIEFAYLCGLMHDVGIVVFDHLIPEKYNQFLEQIESSKLTLAENEEGTFGITHAELGARFIEKWWPVSPGLVEGIRIHHDKPDSNANVKNVANLLTTANLLANQNGFANGIVPEDTALLEYGVLDKLELGSDELEILIENTKEGLDAAQAIPRGN is encoded by the coding sequence ATGAGAGAAAAGCTGATCGATCTGATTGAAGGAAAGGGTGACCTTCCCCCTCTTCCCGAAATCCTGAAGAATCTGGGAAGGAAGATCAATGACCCTGAATGCGATATCCTGGAGGTCTCTGGCATTATCGAATCAGAACCCGTATTGTCTGGTCGACTGATCACACTTGCAAACAGCGTCCTGTTTGGAGGAGGACGTGAAGATGTAGAAGACATGAATGACGCGGTCATGAGGCTGGGTGTGAAAATGGTTCTGGACATGGCATACACCGTAAAACTGCCGGGGTTATTCAACAAATCGAAAAGTTTCAATCAGTTCGACTTCTGGACTCATTCGTTGGGAGTCGCCTACCTCACCCGTTCACTGGCACATATGGTTAAGGTATCCCATGAAGAAATCGAATTCGCTTACCTCTGCGGCTTGATGCACGATGTTGGAATTGTTGTCTTTGACCATCTGATTCCGGAAAAATATAACCAGTTTCTCGAACAAATAGAATCTTCCAAATTAACCCTTGCAGAAAATGAAGAGGGGACTTTCGGAATCACTCATGCCGAACTTGGAGCACGGTTTATCGAAAAATGGTGGCCGGTTTCACCCGGTCTGGTTGAAGGCATTCGCATACATCACGACAAACCTGACAGCAATGCAAATGTAAAAAATGTTGCCAACCTTCTCACTACTGCCAACCTGCTTGCTAATCAGAATGGATTTGCCAATGGTATTGTCCCTGAAGACACGGCACTCCTCGAATACGGTGTTCTCGATAAGCTGGAGTTGGGTTCCGATGAGTTGGAAATCCTCATCGAAAATACTAAAGAAGGACTAGATGCCGCCCAAGCTATCCCTAGAGGTAACTAA
- a CDS encoding DUF465 domain-containing protein yields the protein MDINPALLEKLKQENPEFRELYEEHTLLKIKVDALNKAKIITPEQEVEKKKHQKQKLNLKDRMEKILSLYEESKG from the coding sequence ATGGACATTAATCCAGCTTTGCTTGAAAAACTCAAACAGGAAAATCCAGAATTTCGCGAGCTTTATGAAGAACACACCCTTCTAAAAATTAAAGTTGATGCTCTTAATAAAGCGAAGATCATCACCCCAGAACAAGAGGTTGAAAAGAAAAAACACCAGAAGCAAAAATTAAACCTCAAGGATCGTATGGAAAAGATTTTAAGTCTCTATGAGGAATCAAAAGGCTAA
- the tsaB gene encoding tRNA (adenosine(37)-N6)-threonylcarbamoyltransferase complex dimerization subunit type 1 TsaB, whose product MIILGIDASTPKGSVALLDGERIISESLSSSMYSDQFLIMVDEVLEKLEGGLEKVDAFCVTTGPGSFTGLRVGVSLIKGMVLATEKPFWGINTLEAYANMVEPASHPICPILDARKKEVYTAGFKYTEGYLSRETPDRAVSAEELCSTIKEPTIFLGGGLETYKEILSCQLGDKFLNKTQVKNQSIAASAAQIAFNQSNNKPCFDLDALTIHYVRKSEAELNRNFF is encoded by the coding sequence ATGATTATATTGGGTATTGATGCCTCAACACCTAAAGGAAGTGTAGCTCTTCTTGATGGTGAACGCATTATTTCTGAGTCATTGAGTTCTTCTATGTACTCAGATCAGTTTCTTATTATGGTGGATGAAGTTTTGGAAAAGTTAGAGGGCGGGTTGGAAAAAGTGGACGCCTTCTGCGTCACAACCGGTCCCGGTTCATTCACAGGTCTTCGAGTTGGAGTCAGCTTGATAAAAGGTATGGTTTTAGCTACAGAAAAGCCTTTTTGGGGAATTAATACTTTGGAAGCATATGCGAATATGGTCGAACCTGCTTCCCATCCGATCTGCCCGATTCTGGATGCCAGAAAGAAAGAAGTATATACAGCAGGCTTCAAATATACAGAAGGATACTTATCCAGAGAAACCCCAGACCGGGCTGTCTCTGCAGAGGAATTATGCTCCACAATTAAAGAACCAACTATTTTTTTAGGCGGAGGACTGGAAACTTATAAAGAGATCCTTTCTTGTCAATTGGGCGACAAGTTTCTAAATAAAACTCAGGTCAAAAACCAGTCTATCGCCGCAAGTGCGGCTCAAATTGCGTTCAACCAATCCAACAATAAGCCCTGCTTTGACCTAGATGCATTGACCATTCATTACGTCAGAAAATCAGAAGCAGAATTAAACCGAAACTTTTTTTAA